In Nocardioides sp. W7, the genomic stretch GGCTCCAGCCGTCGGCGAGCACCTCGCCGGGCGTGGTCGCCATCGCGCCGCCGCGGCGGTCGATCGGGAAGGTGTTGAACAGCAGCGAGGACCCGACCGCGCGCCACCAGGTGTCGAAGAAGTAGTCGGCCGCGGCCGCGACGGCGGTACGGCGGCGCCACTCGTCGGGCAGCGACAGCAGGATCAGCGGGGTGTCCAGGTGCGAGGCGTGGTTGGCCGCGAAGATCACCGGGCCGTCGATCCGGTCGAGCACGTCGAGCCCCTCGACCCGGGTGCGGACCTGGGAGCGGAACAGCGGCTCCAGGCCACCCTTCTGCGCCACCTCGCGGGCCGCCATCGCCGGCCGGCGCCGCGACCAGTCCGACGGGAACACCGTCGACCTCGCGGGCAGGACGTACTCCTCGGCGGACCGGGGCACCATCGAGCGACGTCCCCAGCGCCAACCGCGCGACACGGTGCGGACGTCGTCGACGGTGTCCTTGAGGAAGTTGCTCATCGCACGTCGGCCAGCAGGTGCGGCGGGTTGTGCAGGTAGGTGATCGACGGCGAGCTGCCGACGGTGCCGGACGCCATCTCGAGGGCGTCCTGCAGGGTCGTGGCCGCCCGGAAGCCCAGCCGGGACGCCACCTTGCGGTCGGCACCGACCCAGATCACCTCGTCGACGTGGTCCATCGCGTGCGCCGCCCAGTACCACATGTAGAAGGGGTGGACGCCGTGGTAGGCGTGCGAGGTGCGGTAGAGGTGGCGGTACCACTCGTCCTCGGCGAACTGCTTCTCGTACTTCGCGCTGATGACCGCCGGGTCGGTCGTCTCGGCGAGCACCTCCTCGTAGAAGTCGACGTACGAGGGGTGGTGCAGCTGGTTGAAGCCCTCGTTGAGCGGGTGGTAGAGGATGATCGCCCCGCCCTTCCGCACGACCGGCTGGTGACGGTAGGAGTTGAAGTAGTAGCCGAGCCCCATGCAGGTCGCGAGGATCGGGTTCATCGAGCTGTTGACGTTGTAGGGGCCGAGGTAGGGAACCCCCAGCACCAGCACGTCGGACTGTCCCTGCACCTCCACCAGCTGCTGGCGGTGCACGCGCTCCAGGGTCTGCTCGTGGACCGCCTCGACCTCGCCGGCGCTGATGCCGGTCAGGCCGTACGGCGCCCGCAGGTCGTGGAAGAGCTTGTGCCGGACCTTCTGCGGCGCGACCGAGAGCCCGCGCTTCATCGCCAGCATCGACGCCTGGTCGCGGACCGACCACTCCCACTCGCGCTTCATCAGGAAGTCGTACGGCTTGCTGAAGACGTTGTTGTCGAGGGTCGTCTCGATCTGGAACACCTTGACGGTGTCCTTGATGACCCGCCCGATCCGCCAGGCCGAGTGGTGCATGGCCGACTTCTTGTGGTCCATGAACGAGCGCGAGTGCACCATCGTCTGCGGGTTGTGGTGGTGCCGCAGCGACTTGTACGACGCCAGCCCGATGCCGACCGACTTGTGCCCGCCGTCCATCGCGACCAGGTTGACGTTGACGTAGACGAGCAGGTCGGACTCGGCGCCCCGCTTGCTGATCTCGATGTCCTCGCCCTGCTCGGTGGTGCCGAGATGGGTGAGGTTGTCGCGGTCCTCGGCGTCGAAGTTGTAGAGCTTCCCCTGGGGGAAGAACGAGCGGAAGACCCGCTCCCCCACGATGTGCTTCAGCTCGGCCGCCGTCATCCGCCGGTGCAGCGCGTTGGCCGCGATGATCTCGACGTCGTCGACCCCGGCCTCCGCGGCCATCGTCAGGACGTGCTCGATGATCCGGCCGCGGATGTCGGGCGAGCGCATCGACGGCAGCGGCAGCGACAGGTCGTCGAAGGCGATGGTCAGCTTCATGCCGGCGAAAAGTCGCTCGGGCAGCGGGTCGGAGTCGACCGGGTGCAGCAGCGAGTCGCGGATCGCCTCGTCGACGTCGGGGACGCTCGGGAGCGACTCCGGCGGGTAGACCACCCGGGTGCCGAGCGGGAAGCTCTCCAGCCGGAAGCCCAGCCCCTCGTGGACGATCAACGGCGGCGTCCGGTCGTCGACCTCTAGAACGAAACCGGGCCTACTCATTGGGTGCTCCTCGGGTCGAACGCCACCTTGACCGTGCCGAGCCGGCCGGTGGCGTGGGCATGGTCGAGCGCTTCGCGCCAGCGGTGCAACGGATAGCTGGCGACGGACTTGGACAGCTGGGCGACGGCGTCGTGGGCCACCAGCTCGGTGGCCTTCGCGAACGCGGCGTCGGCATGGGCGGAGGCGTAGGTTCCGACGATCTCGAGCTCGCGGAACCAGGCCGCGGACAGGTCGGCCGGCACGGGCATGCCGGACAGGACCACCCGGCCACCGGCGCGGGTGGCCTGCAGGGCGGTCTCCAGCGACTGCTTGCTCCCGACCGCGTCGATGGCGACGTCGACGCCGCCGAGGAGGTACGGCGAGGAGAACTGCGGCTGGAGCTGGAAGGCCCCGGTGGAGCGCCGGATGCGGCGCAGCACCTCGCCGGGCTTGACCACCTCGGTGGCGCCCAGCTGCAGGGCCAGCTCGCGCTGGTGGCCGTGCTTGGCGACCACGATGATCTCGCCGGCCTCGGTGAGCTCGCGCAGCGCGAACGTCGCGAACAGCCCGACGGAGCCCGCGCCGCTGACCAGCACCCGGTCACCGGCGGCGACGCCGGCGCGCAGCGCGGTGTGCACGGCGCAGGCCATCGGCTCGATGAGGATCGCCTGCTCGTCGGTGTAGCCCTCGGGCACCGGGTGCAGCTGGCTGCGGTGGGCCGTCAGCTGCTGGCCCCACCCGCCGCCGGTGTCGTGGCAGAAGCCGGTCTGCAGGCCGGGCGAGACGTCGCCGACGGTGATCCGCGAGCACCGGTTGGTCGCGCCCACCGCGCAGCTCTCGCACGGCTCGAGGCCGCGGGCCGCGCAGGTCAGCACCGGGTCGACGACGACGCGGGTGCCCGCGGGCAGGTCCTCGCAGTCCTCGAGCAGCTCGGCGACCACCTCGTGGCCCGGCACGAACGGCAGCGACACGAGGGCCGAGAAGTACAGCGACGTCTGCCCCGACAGCATCCCGAGGTCGGAGCCGCAGATGCCCGAGAGCCGGGTCTTCAGCCGGGCCCAGCCGGGCCGGTCGACGGTCGGCTGATCGATCGTGACCAGGCGCAGCGGCGCGGCGTACCCGGACAGGATCCCGGGCAGCCGGCTCCCGACGGCCTTGCCCGCCACGGTGCGCGGCACCGAGCGGAACATCTCCAGCGCCAGCATCATCGCGTCCACCTCATCATTGGCCTCCGGCCGGGTCGAGGGACCGCACCGATGAGCCGGAGCTCTGCCAGTCGACGATCTTCCACTGGTGCTTGCGGGCGTGGCGGAAGAGGGTGACATCGGGCCGGACGGCCACCGGGTTGCCCACGGCCGCCAGCAGCGGCAGGTCGGAGTGGGAGTCGGCGTAGGCGAACGAGGCACCCATGTCGATGCCGTGCTCGGCTGCGTACGACGCCATCCACGCCGCCCGCGACTCGCCCACCAGCGGCGAGGAGGACAGGTAGCCGGTGCAGACCCCGCGCTCGTCGACGGCCAGCTCCGCGGCCTCGATGTGGTCGAAGAGCGGCAGGAGCGGCCGGGTCAGCGGGCGGATCGCCCCGGTGATCAGCACGGTCCGGTGGCCGGCGCTGCGGTGCTCGCGGATCCGGCGTACGGCGGCGGGCGAGAGCCGCGACAGCACGTGGTCGGTGAGGTGCTCGTCGGCGATCTCGTCGAGGACGTCGCGGCGGGCGCCCTCGTAGTCGCGGTAGACGGTGCGCAGGAAGGCGCTCCGCTCGCGCCGCTCGGCCTGCACCAGCGCCGGCACCTTCGCGGCGATCCGGCCCAGCTCGGCCAGCCGGTCGGAGCCGGACAGCTCGCGCAGCCGCACCCACAGGTAGGTCTCGATGACGTTGGAGGAGAGCAGGGTGCCGTCCATGTCGAAGAACGCGGCGACCGCCGGCTTGTCCTTCGCCAGCGGCTTGAGGCCGGGCGTGGCCGCCTTGCGGCGGGCGGCCCGGACCTCGTCGAGCCGGCGGATCGGCGCCGTCACGGCCGGGCAGTGGATGTCCTGGAGGTAGACCTTCCAGTCCACCACCGCGGTGTCGAAGGCGAACGTCTCCTGGTCGGCGGCCGACAGCGACCGGTAGAGCGCCAGGGTGTGGCCGTCGTGGAAGCGCAGCTCGGCCTGCGTGTACTCCGCGTAGATGTCGAGGTAGCGGCGCAGGAACTCCAGGCGGCGGCGCTGGAGCTCCAGGCGGCGGGCCAGGTCGCGGGCGCGGTCGCTGCGGGGCGCGTGGGAGACGAGGAAGTCGGCGACCTGGTAGGCGCGCTCCCCCGAGGACAGCACCCGCTCGACGGCGTGGGCGCCGGGGAAGCGCCACTCGGGCAGCCGGGTCGCGCCGCGGTCGCCGGCCTGGAACGGGTGGGCGTCGAAGTAGGCCCGCACGTTCTCGTAGAGCTGGTGGAAGGTCAGCGGCTGACGGTCTCCCGAGGAGATGTGGAAGTACGCCGCCCGGCCGACCTCAGGCGGGTGCGCCAGCACGGCGACGATCGCCGCGACCACGTGGTCGACCGGCACGATGTCGACGATGGTGTCGGCCGCCGCCGGGAACTCCGGCAGCTCGCCGCGGCCGTAGGCCAGGATCAGCGGCTCGGCCATCTTGAAACCCTCGATCCAGCCCGGGTGGGGACGCTGGAGGGCGGACTCGATGATGCTCGGCCGGACGATCGAGGCCCGGTGGGTGAGCGCGTGCTCCTCGACCACCCGCTCGCCGAGGGCCTTGGTGAACGTGTAGCTGTCGGTCCAGCCGAGGCTGCGGGCGCGCTCGGCGCCGGCCGCGACCAGCTCCTTCTTGACCCACTCCTTGCGCGCGGCCTCGGTCGCGGCCGCGGCGGTCAGCGCACCGGCCCGGCTGTGCGCCTTCTCGGCCTTCTTGCGCTCGGCCGTCAGCACCTCGGCGCTGCGCGAGCGGTCCTCGATGGCCCGTCGCTGGCTGAGCCCCCAGGCCAGCTCGGCCTCCAGGTCGACCTCGAGATCGACCGGCCCCTCGGGAATGCTGCCGCGGCGACGGCCTGCGACGTACGCGGTGGAGATGTGGACGTAGTGCAGGTCGGGGCCCGCATCACGGACCCGGGCGAGCAGCTCGCGGGTGCCGACGACATTGGTGCGGAAGCCCTGGTCGACCGGCGGGTCGAAGGAGACGTCGCCGGCGCAGTGCACGACCGCGTCGAGCCCCTGAGGGAGCTCGGGGGTGTCGGCCAGGTCGCCCTCGACGACCCCGACCCGCGCGGCCATCAGCGCCTCGATCCCGCCCGCCGCCTCGACCGCGGAGGCGAAGATCGGCTTCTTGAGCAGGGCGGCGATCCGCGCGGCACCGCTCGTCGAGCCCTTCGGCCGCACCAGCAGCGAGACCCGGACGCCGGGGACCTCGGTCAGCATCAGGTGCAGCAGGGCCTCGCCGACGAAGCCGGTCACGCCCGTCACCAGGACGTGCTGACCGTCGAGTCGCTCCGCTACCGATCTGTCCGCCACTGGTCCCTCAGCCACCACCCGCGAGATTCTGCCCTACGGGTCCGACAGGTGTTTCGTCGCCTCGCGGCGGGACAGCCCGGAGAGCCGGTCGCCGAGCCGGGCCACCTCCGCGCGCACCCACTCCGGGTCGGTGCGGGCGAGGTCGCGCAACGCCCAGCCGATCGCCTTGCGCAGCCAGAAGGTCCGGTCGTCCAGGTTGGCCTCGATGGCGAACCGGAGCAGCTCCCGGTCGACCTCCTCCTTGGCGCCGACCTGGCACATCACCGCCGTACGCCGCAGCCAGAGCCTGCCGAAGTCGGCGGCGCCGTCGTGAGCGGGGCTCTGGGCCTCCTCGTCGCTCGCCCAGGCCCGCAGCACGGGCGTCAGCCCCGCGCGGTCCGTCCGCAGCGCAGCCCCCACCAGGTGCACGGCCAGCTCGTCGACGTGGTCCCACCAGGCGCCGCTGACGATCAGGTGCCGGGCCAGCGGCACCGCGTCCCGGTCGCGCCACGGCCGGGACGACGGGTGGCGCACCAGCGCTGTGGCGGCGTACCGCTCCTCGCGGAACTCCGCGTGGTCCCACAGCTCGAGGACCGTCGCCTCCCAGTCCGCGCGGGTGGCCGGCGGGTGCTCGGCGAGCAGCGGCCGCAGCAGGGCCCGCAGCGCCGGCGCCGTGATGCCGCGGTAGGGCATCGCCGACTTCATGTACGCCTGTTGCCCCACCGCGCGCTCCGGGTCGGCCGCCCCGGCCAAGGCGGCCCGCACCGCGTGGACGAACGCGTGGTCCGCGGTCATGAGCGAGATCCTAGATCCGGGTGGTGGGCGCAGAGGGGATCGAACCCCCGACCGCCTCGTTGTAAGCGAGGAGCTCTACCGCTGAGCTATGCGCCCGGAGCCCCGGCCCGCCGCTACGAGCAGCCGAGGCGCGGCACACCCTAGACGAGCGGACCGGCGGCTGTGAAAACAGGATGTCCCGAAATGAGTCGAACCGCCGGAGTCTCGGGTCTCCAGCGGTTCGACAGGTCGATCTTAGAACGCGGCGTCCGGGGTCTGCGGCAAAACTCCGGAATCCCCGATCGTCGGTCCAGACCAGTTCAGCCGACCGCGGCGCGCAGCTGGTGCAGGTGCTCGTCGAGGTCGCGGCCCTCGGGCATCGCGTTGTGCACCGACCAGTTCAGGTTGCCGTCGCGATCGACGACGTACGACGAGCGCCGCGCGGATCCACTGCGCTCGTCGAAGACGTCGTAGGCCCGGGCGACCTCGCCGTGCGGCCAGAAGTCGGACAGCAGCGGGAAGTTGAGCCCGTCGGAGTCCGCGAACGCGCGCAGCGCGAACATCGGGTCGCACGAGAGCGCCAGCACCTCGGTGTCGAAGGTCAGGAACTCCGCCAGCCGGTCGCGCACCCCGGCCATCTCGCCGGTGCAGACCCCGGAGAAGGCGTAGGGGTAGAAGAGGATCAGGACCGCCTTCGTCCCCCGGTACGACGACAGCGTGACGTCCTGGCCGAACTGGTCACGCAGCGTGAAGTCGGGAGCGGGGCCGCCCAGCTCGAGGCCGGTCACGCTCCACCGTCCGACGTGTCGAGCTCGCGCTTGAGCACCTTGCCGGTCGCGTTTCGGGGCAGCTCGTCGAGCAGCACGATCTCGCGCGGCACCTTGTAGCGGGCGAGGTTCTCCCGCACCCACTCCTTCAGGTCGTCCTCGGTGGTCGACGCGCCGTCTCGGAGTACGACGAACGCGCGTAGCCGCTTGCCGTACTCGTCGTCGTCGATCCCGACCGCCGCCACCTCGACAACGTCCTGGTGCCGGGACAGGCAGTCCTCGACCTCTCGGGGGAAGACGTTCTCGCCGCCGGAGACGATCATCTCGTCGTCGCGGCCCTCGACGTAGAGCCGGTCGTCGGCGCCGAAGCGGCCGACGTCCCCGGTCGACATCAGGCCGTCCACGACGTCCTTGTGGCCGCCGCCGGTGTAGCCCTCGAAGAGCAGGCTGTTGCCCACGAAGATCCGACCGGACTCGCCCGGCGCGACCTCGCGGCCGTCCTCGTCAAGGACCTTCACGACCGTCCCCCACGGGGGCCTCCCGGCCGACGAGGGCGCCTCGCGCAGGTCGACCGGCGTCGCGATCGAGGCATAGGCGACCTCGGTGGAGCCGTAGATGTTGTAAAGGTTGTCACCGAAGTGGTCCATCCAGTCCAGGGCGAGGTCGCCCGGCAGCGCGGAGCCGGACGCCGCGACCACCTTCAGGTGCGGGAGATCGTAACCGCCCAGCACCTCCTCGGGGAGGCCCAGGATCCGCTGCAGCATCACCGGGATGACCACGAGCGAGTCGCACCCCTCCTCGGCGGTCAGCCGGAGCGCCTCCTCGGGATCGAACCTCCGCTTCAGCACGACCGTGGAGCCGAGCAGCATCGCCAGTGCGAGGTGGGCGAACCCCCAGGTGTGGAACAGCGGCGCCGCGATGTGGGTCTTCCAGCCGTAGCGCAGCGGCATCCGGGACAGCAGCGAGATCGCCGCGTCGATGCCGGCCTCGTTGCGCGGTGCGCCCTTGGGCGTGCCTGTGGTGCCCGAGGTCAGGATGATGATCCGGCCGTGCCGGCCGGGCGGTTCCAGGTCGTCGCGATCCATGGAGTCGACCAGTCCGTCGACGGTCAGCACGTCGTCGGCCAGCTCGGCCGAGTCGATCCAGGCCAGCACCCGGGTGCCGACCTGGGCGCCCTCGAGCATGCCGGTGAACTCCTCGTCGTGGATCACGACGGTCGGCCTCTCCCGGTCCAGGACGTCGACGAGCTGGGGGCCGGCGAAGGCGGTGTTGAGGTACAGGACGTCGGCTCCGAGCTTGGCGACCGCGATGCTGGCCTCGACGAAGCCGCGGTGGTTGCGGCACATCAGGGCGACCCCGTCGCCCTCGCCGACCCCCCGCCGCTGCAGCGCCCGGGCCAGCGCGTTGGAGCGCTGGTGCAGGTCGCCGAAGGTGAGCGAGCCGCGCTCGTCCACGATCCCGACCCGGTCGGGCTCGCGGAGCGCCAGCGAGGCGAAGCCGCCGGCCGGCCCGGTCCCCCAGGTCCGCACGGTGCCGAGCAGCCGGGCGAGCACGGCCGGGGAGTACGGCCGGATGATCCCGGACCCGACCAGCACCCGGGCCCCGGTCCCGGCCGTGGCGGCGCGGTCGATCAGCTTCTGCAGCACGAGGACATTCCTATCGGACGCAAGCGAGCGGTACGACGTGCCGGTGGCAGGCGGCGGGTCGCGCGGCTCAGGCCGGCGTCTTCGGAGCCACCAGCCGAGTCGCGGCCCAGTCCTTGCTGATCGCGGCGGTCGTGGTCTGCGACAGACCAGCGATCGGCGCAGCCTCGGCGATGTCGGCGGCGTCGACGGAGTTCGACCGCCCGACCTTCGGCGTCAGCAGCCAGATCGCTCCGCCGCCGACCAGGTCCGTGAGCGAGTCGACGAGGCCGTCGACGAGATCGCCGTCCTCCTTGCGCCACCACAGCAGCACGGCGTCCACGACGTTGCCATAGTCACCGTCCACCATGTCGCCGTCGATCGCGTCCTCGATCGCGACGCGCAGTGCGTCGTCGGCGTCGTCGTCCCAGCCGAGTTCCTGGATCACCATGCCGGACTTGAAGCCCAGCCGTTCGGGAGCCCCAGAAGCCCCTGTCTGGGTGGACCCGCCACCCGCGGTCGCGCTCAACTGACATCCTCCAGACGAATCGGGTCGACCACCGGGTGTCCGGCGGCCGGGTGTTGCCACAGCTGTGTTGCCCAAGATGTGGGAGTAGTCCAGCGGAGTCCGGGGCATGGCGCAACCTCTGTCCACAGCGGCGGGCCCGGCCGACGTGCCGCCGGGGCCGTCGGCCTCGCCGAGCAGGCGTGGGGAGAGGCCGCCTACTCGTGGGTAAATTCTGCCGCAAACCAGGCCGTGACACGATGGGCTTCGTGACCGAAGAATCACCCATACCTTCCGGCACGCGAGGCGGCACCACCCCTGCTGTGATCCACGAGGGACTGCCGACCCAGCTGCCTGACATCGATCCCGACGAGACCCACGACTGGCTCGACTCCTTCGACGCCCTGGTGGACGAACGCGGGCGCGAACGCGCGCGCTACGTCATGCTGCGGCTGCTGGAGCGCGCTCGTGAGATGCAGGTCGGAGTCCCCGCGCTGCGGAGCACCGACTACCTCAACACGATCCCGCCCGAGCGGGAGCCGTGGTTCCCCGGCGACGAGGAGATCGAGCGGCGGATCCGCGCGTTCATCCGATGGAACGCCGCGGTCATGGTCTCCAGCGCCAACCGCAAGGGCCTGGAGGTCGGCGGCCACATCGCGACCTACCAGTCCTCGGCCAGCCTCTACGAGGTCGGCTTCAACCACTTCTTCAAGGGCAAAGACGCCCCCGGCGGCGGCGACCAGATCTACATCCAGGGCCACGCCTCCCCCGGCGTCTACTCCCGCGCGTTCCTCGAGGGCCGCCTGAGCGAGGAGCAGCTCTATCGCTTCCGCCAGGAGGTCCAGCACGGGCCGGGCGCCGGCCTCCCGTCGTACCCCCACCCGCGCCTGATGTCGGACTTCTGGGAGTTCCCCACGGTCTCGATGGGCCTGACCGGCATCAACTCGATCTACCAGGCGCGCTTCAACCGCTACCTGCACAACCGGGGCATCAAGGACACCGACCAGCAGCACGTCTGGGCGTTCCTCGGCGACGGCGAGATGGCCGAGCCCGAGTCGCTCGGCGCGATCCGGATCGCCGCCCGCGAGGAGCTCGACAACCTCACCTGGGTCATCAACTGCAACCTGCAGCAGCTGGACGGTCCGGTGACCGGCAACGGCAAGATCATCCAGGAGCTCGAGGCCAACTTCCGCGGCGCCGGCTGGAACGTCATCAAGGTCGTGTGGGGCCGCGAGTGGGACCCGCTGCTGGCCCGCGATGTCGACGGGGTGCTCGTCAACAAGATGAACAGCACCCCCGACGGCGCCTTCCAGACCTACTCGGTCGAGGACGGCGCGTACGTCCGCGAGAGCTTCTTCGGCGGTGACCCGCGGCTGCGGAAGATGGTCGAGCACATGAGCGACCAGCAGATCCAGAAGCTGCCGCGCGGCGGCCACGACTACCGCAAGGTGTACGCCGCCTTCGACGCCGCCAAGAAGCACGTCGGCCAGCCGACCGTGATCCTGGCCAAGACGGTCAAGGGCTGGACGATCGACGCGCTGGAGGGCAAGAACGCCACCCACCAGATGAAGAAGCTGACCCCGGAGGACCTGAAGAAGTTCCGGGACCGCCTCTACCTGCCGATCTCCGACCGCGACCTCGAGCGCTCCTACGAGGAGACCGGCGCCGCGCCGTTCTTCCACCCGGGTGCGAACGCTCCCGAGATCGAGTACATGCTCGAGCGCCGCCAGCAGCTCGGCGGCTCGGTGCCGAAGCGGGTGCTGCGCGCCAAGCCGCTCCAGCTGCCCGGCGACGCCACCTACGCCGAGCTGAAGAAGGGCGGCGGCAAGAACTCCATCGCCACGACCATGGCCGTCGTCCGGCTCCTCAAGGACTGGATGCGCGACCCGGAGATCGGCAAGCGCATCGTGCCGATCGCCCCGGACGAGTACCGCACCTTCGGCATGGACGCGATGTTCCCGAGCGCGAAGGTCTACAACCCGGCCGGCCAGCAGTACGAGTCCGTCGACCGCAATATGTTGCTCTCCTACAAGGAGTCGACCTCGGGCCAGATGCTCCACGAGGGCATCTCCGAGGCCGGCGCGATGGCCTCGGCGACCGCGGCCGGGTCGTCGTACTCCACCCACGGCGAGCCGATGATCCCGTTCTACATCTTCTACTCGATGTTCGGGTTCCAGCGCACCGGCGACTCGATCTGGGCGATGGCCGACCAGCTGGCGCGCGGCTTCCTGATCGGCGCCACCGCCGGCCGGACGACGCTCACCGGCGAGGGCCTGCAGCACGCCGACGGCCACTCGCCGCTCCTCGCGGCGACCAACCCGGCGGTCGTGCACTACGACCCGGCGCACGCGTTCGAGATCAGCCACATCATGCAGAACGGCCTCGAGCGGATGTACGGCGAGAACGCCGAGAACGTCATCTACTACCTGACCGTCTACAACGAGCCGGTGCACCAGCCGGCCGAGCCGGAGGACGTCGACGTCGAGGGCATCCTGCGCGGGATGCACCAGATGTCGAAGGCCGAGGGCGAGGGTCCGCGGGTCACGCTCCTCGCCTCGGGCGTCGGGTTCCCGTGGGTCCGCGAGGCCGCCCGGATCCTCAGCGAGGACTGGGGTGTCCAGGCCGACACCTGGTCGGTCACATCGTGGAACGAGCTGTCCCGCGACGCCGTCGCCGCCGAGGAGTGGAACCTTCTGCACCCGGGCGAGGCGCCGCGCTCGGCGTACGTCAGCCAGAAGCTGGCCGGCGTCCAGGGCCCGGTCGTCGCGGTGTCGGACTACATGCGGGCCGTCCCGCTGCAGATCGCCCGCTGGGTGCCGGCCGACTACCGCGTCCTCGGCGCGGACGGCTTCGGCTTCGCCGACACCCGCCCCGCGGCCCGGCGCTTCTTCCACATCGACGCGCAGTCGGTGGTCGTGCAGACCCTGCAGGCCCTCGCCGACAAGGGTGAGATCGACCGCTCGCAGGTCGAGAAGGCGTTCGCGGCGTACCGCATCGACGACCCGACTGCCGTCGCCGGTGTCAAGCAGGAGGGCGGCGACGCGTAACGCCGAGTCAGCAGAAGTAGAGGGCCGAGTCAGCACCAGTAGTGCTGACTCGGCCCTGCTTTCTCAAGCGGTGTCGGTGTCCGGGGCCGCGGCGAGCGGGCTGACCGGACCGGCCCCGCCCTCCTTCAGCAGCCGCCGCCAGCGGGCCCGGGAGTACGACGCGGGCTGGGTGGAGCGGATGAACTCGTTCACGATCTTCACGAACCGCTGCGGGTGGTCCTTGTGCGGGAAGTGCCCGGCGTTCGGGATCACCTCGACCCGAGCGTTCGGGGCCAGTGCGGCCACGTTGTTGGCGTGCCGGACCGGGATGACGGCGTCGTCACGGCCCCAGACCACGGCCATCGGCATCGCCTCGGTGAGGTAGGCGCGGTCGGCCATGGTCACGACCTGGCCGCGCCAGTCGACGACAGCGCGCACGACGTGCCGGATGGCGTGCCGGGCCTCGGGGTCCTTGAAGGAGTCGTAGATGTGGGCGACCTCGTCGAGGTCGCGGGCCGGCTTCAGGCCGGTGGCCGCCAGCGCGCGCAGCCCGATCATGCCGGCGTGCCGGATCCCCGGCAGCGTGAGCACGCCCATCACCTGGTGGAAGCCGGGGGTGGTGATCGCCCGGATGCCCGGCGAGACCTCGGGTCCGAGGCCCCCGGAGGCGACGAGCACCATCCGCTCGGTGCGCTCGGGGAACTGGTAGGCGAACTGCATCGCGACGCCGCCGCCGAAGCTGTGCCCGATCACGGTGACCCGGTCGATCCCGAGGATGGTGAGCAGGTCGCGCATGCCGTTGGCGTAGCCGCCGAGCGAGTAGTCGGCGCGGGGCTTGGCGGAGCGGCCGTGACCCAGCAGGTCGGGTGCGATGACGGTGTAACGGCGCGCGAGCGCGTCGATCACCGGCTCCCAGGTCGTGTGGTCGCAGCCGAGGCCGTGCAGGAGCAGTAGCGCGGGTCCCTGGCCGACCTTCACGAACGCACGCCGGTGCCCGTGGATGGTGAGGTACTGCACCTCGTGCGGCTGGTCGGACACCAGGTTCTCCTCGCTGGGTTTAGATGACGAATTCAACCAGAGGATGTCGTCGCAC encodes the following:
- a CDS encoding lysophospholipid acyltransferase family protein, whose protein sequence is MSNFLKDTVDDVRTVSRGWRWGRRSMVPRSAEEYVLPARSTVFPSDWSRRRPAMAAREVAQKGGLEPLFRSQVRTRVEGLDVLDRIDGPVIFAANHASHLDTPLILLSLPDEWRRRTAVAAAADYFFDTWWRAVGSSLLFNTFPIDRRGGAMATTPGEVLADGWSLVIFPEGTRSQDGWVGKFRMGAAFLSHEYGVPVVPVAHRGTFAAMPRGAGWPNPGRRQLTIRFGEPLRPAEGESVREFAPRIKDAVAQLLDEDASTWWESKQRAASGATPDPSGPQVAQWRRVWAQTESPQVTHEPSGRRLAAWRR
- a CDS encoding lactate racemase domain-containing protein; translation: MSRPGFVLEVDDRTPPLIVHEGLGFRLESFPLGTRVVYPPESLPSVPDVDEAIRDSLLHPVDSDPLPERLFAGMKLTIAFDDLSLPLPSMRSPDIRGRIIEHVLTMAAEAGVDDVEIIAANALHRRMTAAELKHIVGERVFRSFFPQGKLYNFDAEDRDNLTHLGTTEQGEDIEISKRGAESDLLVYVNVNLVAMDGGHKSVGIGLASYKSLRHHHNPQTMVHSRSFMDHKKSAMHHSAWRIGRVIKDTVKVFQIETTLDNNVFSKPYDFLMKREWEWSVRDQASMLAMKRGLSVAPQKVRHKLFHDLRAPYGLTGISAGEVEAVHEQTLERVHRQQLVEVQGQSDVLVLGVPYLGPYNVNSSMNPILATCMGLGYYFNSYRHQPVVRKGGAIILYHPLNEGFNQLHHPSYVDFYEEVLAETTDPAVISAKYEKQFAEDEWYRHLYRTSHAYHGVHPFYMWYWAAHAMDHVDEVIWVGADRKVASRLGFRAATTLQDALEMASGTVGSSPSITYLHNPPHLLADVR
- a CDS encoding zinc-binding dehydrogenase is translated as MMLALEMFRSVPRTVAGKAVGSRLPGILSGYAAPLRLVTIDQPTVDRPGWARLKTRLSGICGSDLGMLSGQTSLYFSALVSLPFVPGHEVVAELLEDCEDLPAGTRVVVDPVLTCAARGLEPCESCAVGATNRCSRITVGDVSPGLQTGFCHDTGGGWGQQLTAHRSQLHPVPEGYTDEQAILIEPMACAVHTALRAGVAAGDRVLVSGAGSVGLFATFALRELTEAGEIIVVAKHGHQRELALQLGATEVVKPGEVLRRIRRSTGAFQLQPQFSSPYLLGGVDVAIDAVGSKQSLETALQATRAGGRVVLSGMPVPADLSAAWFRELEIVGTYASAHADAAFAKATELVAHDAVAQLSKSVASYPLHRWREALDHAHATGRLGTVKVAFDPRSTQ
- a CDS encoding HAD-IB family hydrolase, with the translated sequence MTGVTGFVGEALLHLMLTEVPGVRVSLLVRPKGSTSGAARIAALLKKPIFASAVEAAGGIEALMAARVGVVEGDLADTPELPQGLDAVVHCAGDVSFDPPVDQGFRTNVVGTRELLARVRDAGPDLHYVHISTAYVAGRRRGSIPEGPVDLEVDLEAELAWGLSQRRAIEDRSRSAEVLTAERKKAEKAHSRAGALTAAAATEAARKEWVKKELVAAGAERARSLGWTDSYTFTKALGERVVEEHALTHRASIVRPSIIESALQRPHPGWIEGFKMAEPLILAYGRGELPEFPAAADTIVDIVPVDHVVAAIVAVLAHPPEVGRAAYFHISSGDRQPLTFHQLYENVRAYFDAHPFQAGDRGATRLPEWRFPGAHAVERVLSSGERAYQVADFLVSHAPRSDRARDLARRLELQRRRLEFLRRYLDIYAEYTQAELRFHDGHTLALYRSLSAADQETFAFDTAVVDWKVYLQDIHCPAVTAPIRRLDEVRAARRKAATPGLKPLAKDKPAVAAFFDMDGTLLSSNVIETYLWVRLRELSGSDRLAELGRIAAKVPALVQAERRERSAFLRTVYRDYEGARRDVLDEIADEHLTDHVLSRLSPAAVRRIREHRSAGHRTVLITGAIRPLTRPLLPLFDHIEAAELAVDERGVCTGYLSSSPLVGESRAAWMASYAAEHGIDMGASFAYADSHSDLPLLAAVGNPVAVRPDVTLFRHARKHQWKIVDWQSSGSSVRSLDPAGGQ
- a CDS encoding DNA alkylation repair protein, whose translation is MTADHAFVHAVRAALAGAADPERAVGQQAYMKSAMPYRGITAPALRALLRPLLAEHPPATRADWEATVLELWDHAEFREERYAATALVRHPSSRPWRDRDAVPLARHLIVSGAWWDHVDELAVHLVGAALRTDRAGLTPVLRAWASDEEAQSPAHDGAADFGRLWLRRTAVMCQVGAKEEVDRELLRFAIEANLDDRTFWLRKAIGWALRDLARTDPEWVRAEVARLGDRLSGLSRREATKHLSDP
- a CDS encoding peroxiredoxin; the protein is MTGLELGGPAPDFTLRDQFGQDVTLSSYRGTKAVLILFYPYAFSGVCTGEMAGVRDRLAEFLTFDTEVLALSCDPMFALRAFADSDGLNFPLLSDFWPHGEVARAYDVFDERSGSARRSSYVVDRDGNLNWSVHNAMPEGRDLDEHLHQLRAAVG